A stretch of the Malus domestica chromosome 08, GDT2T_hap1 genome encodes the following:
- the LOC114826647 gene encoding uncharacterized protein — MDQLSVPVSLHSLAPSIPSLNGTNFSDWSEQVQFHLGVLDLDLALRTNKPAALTNTSSTEEKSLYNAWERSNRLSMMFMRMTITSNIKIGLPQAETAKEYLKNIETRFKTADKSLTGTLMAELTTKKFDSMRSMHEHVLEMTNIAAKLKTLGMNVDDSFLVQFILNSLPPQYVAISNQP; from the exons ATGGATCAAT TGTCAGTGCCTGTTTCTCTTCATTCACTTGCTCCATCTATTCCCTCACTTAATGGAACAAATTTCTCAGATTGGAGTGAGCAAGTTCAGTTTCACCTTGGTGTCCTGGATCTTGATTTAGCACTCCGAACTAACAAACCTGCTGCTCTTACGAATACAAGCAGCACTGAGGAAAAATCTCTCTATAATGCCTGGGAGAGATCGAATAGATTGAGCATGATGTTTATGCGAATGACTATAACGAGCAACATAAAGATTGGCCTTCCTCAAGCTGAAACTGCTAAGGAATACTTGAAAAATATTGAGACTCGTTTCAAGACTGCTGACAAGTCTCTTACTGGGACATTAATGGCTGAGCTTACCACCAAGAAATTTGATAGTATGCGAAGCATGCATGAGCATGTCCTTGAAATGACTAATATAGCAGCAAAGCTAAAGACTCTTGGAATGAATGTGGATGACTCCTTTCTTGTtcaatttattttgaactccttgCCTCCTCAGTATGTGGCCATTTCAAATCAACCATAA
- the LOC139198165 gene encoding secreted RxLR effector protein 161-like, which yields MEKCSSSVASIQKGDKFSLMQCPQNELERAQMESIPYASVVGSLMYAQTCTRPDISFAVGMLGRYQSNPGMDHWKAAKKVMRYLQGTKDYMLTYRKSNNLEVIGYSDSDFAGCIDSRRSTLGYLFLLAGVAISWKSTKQDAIAISTMEAEFIACFEATNHGLWLQNFISRLGVIDSIAKPLRISVTMLLLYSSPRMTNPLTKRLGPKAFNDHVERMGLGCSP from the exons ATGGAAAAATGTTCATCCAGTGTTGCTTCAATTCAGAAAGGGGATAAGTTTAGCCTTATGCAATGCCCACAAAATGAATTGGAGCGTGCACAAATGGAAAGTATTCCTTATGCATCTGTTGTAGGAAGTCTGATGTATGCACAAACTTGTACCAGACCAGACATCAGTTTTGCAGTTGGGATGTTAGGCAGATACCAAAGCAACCCAGGAATGGATCACTGGAAAGCTGCAAAGAAAGTGATGCGGTATTTGCAAGGAACGAAAGACTATATGCTCACGTATAGAAAATCTAATAACCTAGAAGTTATTGGTTATTCAGATTCAGATTTTGCTGGATGTATTGATAGCAGAAGATCAACTCTTGGTTACTTGTTTCTCTTAGCTGGAGTTGCAATTTCCTGGAAGAGTACAAAACAAGATGCTATTGCTATATCCACCATGGAAGCTGAATTTATAGCATGCTTTGAGGCTACAAATCATGGATTATGGTTACAGAATTTTATCTCAAGGCTTGGTGTTATTGATTCCATTGCTAAGCCATTGAGAATTTCTGTGACAATGCTGCTGCTGTATTCTTCTCCAAGAATGACAA ATCCCTTGACAAAGAGACTGGGGCCGAAGGCATTTAATGATCATGTTGAAAGAATGGGTCTTGGTTGTAGTCCAtga